A window of the Glaciimonas sp. CA11.2 genome harbors these coding sequences:
- a CDS encoding TldD/PmbA family protein produces MYDNIRALFKRLAPAVDFCSLRLVDETSEHIMVRQDILQPISHRSDRGAMLTVIHRGGYGYAATSDLSENGLKEALRRAKDWAEASAGRSVVDYSHILMPRPVGHYAGPGAGEQNRATLASTWSRKDVIALLLRESTACRIDSRIVDWYAAFGTITTDQLYISADGADVLQQFHYVMPNLAATANQGGDTQTRSLGGQYNGYCRQGDMEVLSAAGFDGSGQRIAEQALALLAAPNCPTGIMDLLLMPEQMMLQIHESIGHPLELDRILGDERNFAGTSFVTLDMFGAFQYGSELLNVTYDPNRVDQFASYQWDDDGSPAERSFVIQNGILKKPLGGSISQARAGIDGVANSRACSWNRPPIDRMANLNIEPGSSSLQDLIGSVERGVLMDTNVSWSIDDSRNKFQFGCETGRLIENGELKGVVKNPNYRGISESFWRSLKGVGDQSTFNVMGTPFCGKGEPSQVIRVGHASPACLFSNIAVFGGDAA; encoded by the coding sequence TTGTACGATAATATTCGCGCCCTTTTCAAGCGGCTTGCGCCCGCTGTAGATTTTTGTTCGTTGCGTCTGGTGGATGAAACCAGCGAACACATCATGGTCCGCCAGGACATTTTGCAACCCATCAGTCACCGCTCGGATCGTGGCGCGATGCTTACGGTCATACATCGCGGCGGTTATGGTTACGCTGCCACCAGCGACCTTAGTGAGAACGGGCTGAAAGAGGCTTTGCGACGCGCCAAAGATTGGGCTGAGGCCAGCGCGGGACGTTCAGTAGTCGACTATTCGCACATCCTCATGCCACGTCCGGTTGGCCACTATGCTGGACCGGGAGCCGGCGAACAAAATCGCGCCACCCTCGCCAGCACATGGTCACGCAAGGACGTCATTGCGTTGCTGTTACGCGAGTCCACGGCTTGCCGAATCGATAGCCGTATTGTCGACTGGTATGCGGCGTTTGGCACAATAACAACCGACCAGCTTTATATCAGCGCCGACGGTGCCGACGTTCTCCAGCAATTTCATTACGTTATGCCCAATCTGGCAGCAACCGCCAATCAAGGTGGCGACACACAAACCCGCAGTTTGGGCGGCCAATATAATGGTTACTGTCGGCAAGGCGATATGGAAGTGCTGAGCGCGGCTGGTTTTGATGGCTCGGGCCAACGTATCGCTGAACAGGCGTTGGCGTTATTGGCTGCGCCAAACTGCCCGACCGGGATCATGGACTTACTCTTGATGCCGGAACAAATGATGTTGCAAATTCACGAATCGATTGGCCATCCGCTTGAACTGGATCGTATTCTGGGTGATGAGCGCAACTTCGCGGGAACCAGCTTTGTGACGTTAGATATGTTCGGCGCTTTTCAGTACGGTTCAGAATTACTTAATGTGACCTACGATCCAAACCGTGTCGACCAATTCGCCAGCTATCAATGGGACGATGACGGCAGTCCGGCGGAACGGAGCTTCGTGATCCAAAACGGCATTCTTAAAAAGCCACTCGGTGGATCGATTTCTCAAGCCCGCGCCGGTATTGACGGCGTCGCCAACTCCCGCGCTTGTAGCTGGAACCGGCCACCAATAGATCGTATGGCGAATCTAAATATAGAACCCGGTAGCAGTTCATTGCAAGATCTGATCGGATCGGTCGAGCGCGGTGTATTGATGGATACCAACGTCTCCTGGTCGATTGATGATTCACGCAACAAGTTTCAATTTGGCTGCGAAACTGGTCGCCTGATAGAAAATGGCGAACTCAAAGGCGTGGTCAAAAACCCTAATTATCGCGGCATTTCGGAAAGTTTCTGGCGCTCGTTAAAAGGAGTTGGCGACCAATCTACATTCAATGTAATGGGCACGCCGTTCTGCGGTAAAGGCGAACCATCACAAGTGATTCGGGTCGGCCACGCATCGCCCGCCTGTCTATTCAGCAATATTGCCGTGTTTGGAGGGGATGCAGCATGA
- a CDS encoding TldD/PmbA family protein encodes MTNIIEPIQSPADPLTNHMQQYFYDLAALVQSRMHGSEQFTCWFSAEATDFVRFNQSLIRQPGHVHQMRLSLRLINGKRHAESSATLGGDLPTDNAQCIRMLGQLRAQLDDLPDDPYLLFSQEIRNTEHIVPSSLPSSAAIVDQVLNAAVGTDLVGILAAGPVYRGFANSFGQRNWHQTATFNLDWSLYQNRDKAVKTSYAGLQWDAQTFQAKLASAKAQLALLQRPAMTVKPGAYRVYLTPTALNELFSMLNWSGLSEKSLRTKQSALQRMRDEGLELNPSVMLIEDTLNGVAPGFQQDGFIKPDQLKLLEHGKLTGSMISPRTALEYDIANNGANAEEMTSSLDLAAGNLALANVLAELGTGIFISNLWYLNFSDRANCRITGMTRFATFWVENGKIKAPLNVMRFDDSLFRLLGNKLLGLTQERELLIDGESYGERRVGSTRLPGALISDVNFVL; translated from the coding sequence ATGACCAACATCATAGAACCGATTCAATCTCCGGCAGACCCGCTCACCAACCACATGCAGCAATATTTTTATGATTTGGCAGCACTCGTCCAAAGCCGTATGCATGGTTCAGAACAATTCACTTGCTGGTTTTCTGCGGAAGCGACCGACTTCGTGCGCTTTAATCAGAGTTTGATCCGTCAACCGGGTCACGTCCATCAGATGCGTTTATCATTGCGTCTGATCAACGGTAAACGCCATGCCGAAAGCAGTGCCACGCTCGGCGGCGATCTCCCGACTGACAATGCGCAATGCATCCGTATGCTTGGTCAATTGCGGGCGCAACTGGATGATCTGCCGGATGATCCATATCTGTTATTTTCGCAAGAGATTCGCAACACCGAACACATTGTTCCCTCATCATTGCCGAGCAGCGCCGCCATTGTCGATCAGGTATTGAACGCCGCAGTCGGTACCGATCTGGTCGGAATTCTCGCTGCCGGTCCCGTGTATCGCGGTTTTGCCAATTCCTTCGGTCAGCGTAACTGGCATCAAACCGCCACCTTTAATCTCGACTGGAGTCTGTACCAAAACCGCGATAAGGCCGTGAAAACCTCCTATGCCGGTTTGCAATGGGACGCTCAGACATTTCAGGCCAAATTAGCCAGCGCCAAAGCGCAACTCGCGCTGCTGCAGCGCCCGGCGATGACTGTTAAACCCGGCGCCTATCGCGTTTATCTGACGCCGACTGCGCTCAACGAATTGTTCAGCATGCTGAACTGGTCGGGCCTATCAGAGAAATCTCTCCGGACCAAGCAAAGTGCATTACAACGCATGCGTGATGAGGGTCTGGAATTGAATCCGTCAGTGATGCTGATCGAAGATACCCTCAACGGTGTTGCTCCCGGCTTTCAGCAAGATGGCTTTATCAAGCCTGATCAACTGAAGTTACTTGAACACGGCAAGCTGACCGGCAGCATGATCTCACCACGCACCGCACTAGAATATGACATCGCCAATAACGGCGCCAATGCTGAAGAAATGACTTCGTCACTTGATCTTGCTGCGGGTAATTTAGCGTTAGCGAATGTGTTGGCGGAGCTCGGTACTGGCATTTTTATCAGTAATTTGTGGTACCTGAATTTTTCAGACCGCGCCAATTGCCGTATCACGGGTATGACGCGCTTTGCCACATTCTGGGTAGAGAATGGGAAAATTAAAGCACCGTTAAATGTGATGAGATTCGATGATTCGTTATTTCGGCTGTTGGGAAATAAATTGCTTGGCTTGACGCAAGAGCGGGAATTGTTGATCGATGGCGAGTCTTATGGTGAGCGACGAGTTGGAAGTACGCGGTTACCTGGGGCGTTGATTAGTGATGTGAATTTTGTTTTGTAG
- a CDS encoding DoxX family protein — protein MTSLPQSTPPSTLHESGPRQWLDRVPHTLLAIPLRIAIATVFWNSAMTKLANWNTAIELFREEYRLPFLPPELAAYMAASIELTAPVLLLLGLATRPVAFVLLGMTAVIEVFVYPQAWPTHIQWAAMLLVLICRGGGSWSLDHWLWKRWIR, from the coding sequence ATGACATCCTTACCACAATCTACCCCCCCTTCCACGCTCCATGAGAGCGGTCCGCGCCAATGGTTAGACCGTGTTCCCCACACTCTCCTGGCCATTCCACTGCGCATCGCCATTGCCACGGTGTTCTGGAACTCTGCGATGACCAAGCTCGCCAATTGGAATACTGCGATCGAACTGTTCCGGGAAGAATACCGGCTGCCTTTCTTGCCACCGGAACTCGCAGCCTATATGGCGGCGTCCATCGAATTGACTGCGCCCGTATTGCTGCTGCTGGGACTGGCGACGCGGCCCGTGGCTTTCGTATTACTGGGGATGACCGCCGTCATTGAAGTATTTGTCTATCCTCAGGCGTGGCCCACGCACATTCAGTGGGCTGCCATGCTGCTGGTGTTGATATGCCGCGGCGGCGGGAGTTGGTCTCTAGACCATTGGTTGTGGAAGCGATGGATCAGGTAG
- a CDS encoding DNA-binding domain-containing protein, with product MNAHNPTLRELQHAMHNSLRKPADNGLSAYIRADGWSVEERLNIHRNTTVSALATALRLSYPIIAHLVGAEFFEGATRLFSDQAAPDSALLDEYGANFPEFLAKLPQAASLPYLPDVARLEWQVSNVLHAQDAIPLEIARLAQLNEAELLQMCFVRHPAVTLLHCTFPADTIWYAVLERDDNAMTAINLADGPVWLLVHRTESSIHVVRLSEDEWRCTTALFSGQPLHAVLTIAPCADTHALLAAHLIRGCFTDVRLSAFAP from the coding sequence ATGAATGCGCATAATCCAACGCTGCGCGAACTGCAACATGCGATGCACAACAGTCTGCGTAAGCCAGCAGATAACGGTCTGTCGGCCTATATACGCGCCGATGGATGGTCAGTTGAGGAGCGACTCAACATTCACCGCAACACGACTGTGAGCGCACTCGCAACGGCACTACGTTTATCCTATCCGATTATCGCGCATCTGGTTGGAGCCGAATTCTTTGAGGGGGCCACGCGCCTGTTCTCCGATCAGGCTGCGCCAGACAGCGCGCTGCTGGACGAATATGGCGCAAATTTCCCTGAATTCCTCGCAAAACTTCCGCAGGCCGCATCGTTACCCTACCTGCCGGATGTCGCCCGCCTTGAATGGCAGGTTAGTAATGTGCTACATGCACAGGATGCAATCCCGCTAGAAATCGCGCGCCTCGCCCAGTTGAATGAAGCCGAGCTGTTGCAGATGTGTTTTGTAAGGCACCCGGCAGTCACATTGCTGCACTGCACATTTCCGGCAGACACAATCTGGTACGCCGTTCTGGAGCGCGATGACAACGCCATGACAGCGATCAATCTCGCAGATGGTCCGGTCTGGCTACTGGTGCACCGCACAGAGAGCAGCATCCATGTGGTGCGCTTGAGCGAGGATGAATGGCGTTGCACGACCGCACTGTTTTCCGGGCAGCCATTGCACGCAGTTCTGACGATCGCACCTTGTGCCGATACGCATGCGCTGCTAGCCGCCCACCTGATACGTGGATGCTTTACCGACGTCCGTCTATCAGCGTTCGCACCTTAA
- a CDS encoding DUF692 domain-containing protein, translating into MHVSSVSAQSALNPIPAKAGIGLRFRHHQAVIDERPEVAWFEVHTENYMGGGVAPRDLDTIRRDYPISLHGVGLSIGSAEGLDRDHLARVRSVVDRVEPGLISEHLSWSVSGGTYLPDLLPLPMTEEALDIVCRHVEQVQAYLNRRILLENPSTYLRFRHSTIPEWEFLAHVAQRTGCGILCDVNNIFVSASNHNWDPMTYLSALPPAAIGEIHLAGHSVRQLDHGRILRVDDHGSPVAPAVWALYREALRRFGPVPTLIEWDTEVPPMHILMEEAATAEMALEKQRHECA; encoded by the coding sequence ATGCACGTTTCCTCCGTCAGCGCACAGAGTGCGCTCAACCCGATCCCGGCCAAAGCAGGTATAGGGTTGCGTTTCCGCCATCACCAGGCGGTCATCGACGAACGTCCGGAGGTCGCTTGGTTCGAAGTACACACCGAGAACTATATGGGTGGAGGCGTTGCGCCACGCGACTTGGATACCATTCGTCGTGACTATCCGATCTCTTTGCATGGAGTCGGTCTTTCGATCGGCAGTGCCGAGGGGCTGGACCGTGACCATCTGGCAAGGGTGCGCAGTGTTGTCGATCGGGTTGAGCCGGGACTGATCTCTGAACATTTATCTTGGAGTGTCAGTGGTGGTACTTATTTGCCTGACCTGTTACCGCTGCCGATGACCGAAGAAGCGCTCGATATCGTTTGCCGCCATGTAGAGCAGGTACAGGCTTACCTGAACCGGCGCATCCTGCTCGAAAATCCATCGACTTATCTGCGTTTCCGGCATTCGACGATTCCAGAGTGGGAATTCCTCGCGCATGTGGCGCAACGAACTGGGTGCGGCATTCTCTGTGACGTAAATAACATCTTTGTCAGCGCCAGCAATCACAATTGGGACCCGATGACCTATCTTTCTGCTTTACCGCCAGCAGCGATCGGCGAAATTCATTTGGCTGGACATAGCGTGCGTCAACTCGACCACGGCCGTATTTTGCGCGTCGACGACCACGGTTCGCCCGTCGCGCCGGCGGTCTGGGCACTGTATCGGGAAGCACTCCGGCGTTTCGGCCCAGTTCCCACGTTGATCGAATGGGATACTGAGGTACCACCAATGCACATATTGATGGAAGAAGCCGCTACCGCTGAGATGGCACTGGAGAAGCAACGACATGAATGCGCATAA
- a CDS encoding DUF2282 domain-containing protein: MSKQLSTVSSLTAAVTLALTMQALPAQAQGMKDMGTMPQVVKDNMMKMTKNKLEKCYGVNAVAKNDCAQGAHSCAGQATQARDVKSFVLLPAGDCSKIQGGQLQAS, encoded by the coding sequence ATGAGCAAACAACTATCAACCGTTTCGTCTCTGACGGCCGCAGTTACGTTGGCACTGACCATGCAAGCATTACCGGCGCAAGCGCAAGGAATGAAAGATATGGGGACCATGCCACAGGTTGTCAAAGACAATATGATGAAGATGACAAAAAACAAACTTGAGAAGTGTTATGGCGTCAATGCAGTCGCAAAGAACGATTGTGCCCAGGGCGCCCATTCTTGTGCCGGTCAGGCTACTCAGGCGCGTGATGTGAAATCGTTCGTGTTGCTCCCGGCTGGGGATTGCTCCAAAATCCAGGGCGGTCAACTGCAGGCTAGCTAA
- a CDS encoding sigma-70 family RNA polymerase sigma factor, which yields MSSKIQRAKPALSLVQKPQGRATPDHPERSPDSRPDGTLDWSVYMARTQGGDGDAYCLLLEQVTPYLRVLASRQIENGSDVEDVVQDILLTVHTVRHTYDPARPFGPWLVTIANRRIIDKLRRQGRCSVHEEPLAPEHETFSTRNLHEEAVDASMLRDAVGRLPARQRDAIQMLKLEEMSLAEAASASGISVSALKVATHRALKNLRKLIDKRGGSR from the coding sequence ATGTCATCCAAAATCCAGCGTGCCAAACCCGCTTTGAGTCTTGTACAGAAGCCTCAGGGCCGGGCCACGCCCGATCACCCGGAGCGCTCACCAGATAGCCGGCCGGATGGCACGCTCGACTGGTCCGTTTATATGGCCAGAACACAAGGAGGAGATGGTGATGCTTATTGTCTTCTGCTAGAGCAGGTCACTCCTTATTTACGGGTACTCGCATCTCGTCAGATCGAAAATGGGAGCGATGTCGAAGATGTGGTGCAAGATATTTTGCTGACCGTCCACACTGTGCGTCATACGTACGATCCGGCTCGACCGTTCGGTCCTTGGCTGGTGACTATCGCCAACCGTCGCATCATCGATAAGCTTCGACGACAGGGCCGTTGTAGTGTGCACGAGGAACCGCTTGCCCCGGAACATGAAACCTTTTCGACCAGGAACCTCCATGAGGAGGCGGTCGATGCCAGTATGCTCCGCGACGCTGTAGGGCGTCTACCAGCTCGACAACGGGATGCAATCCAAATGCTGAAATTAGAAGAAATGTCATTAGCGGAAGCGGCGAGCGCGAGTGGCATATCGGTTAGCGCACTCAAAGTCGCGACGCACCGAGCCTTAAAAAACTTGCGCAAGCTGATCGACAAACGAGGGGGTTCAAGATGA
- a CDS encoding DUF1109 domain-containing protein: MKSTSSLIASLVVNVKPVRRLRSPAVRTLCWLLFAALMLALVAVGHGVRPDLMQKLHQPVYAIGVAAALMTSVLATTAVFIGSIPGRSKRWLLLPMPAFAIWISTIGYGCLTAWVSFGPDGMSPGETARCFATLAITSIPLSLSLLIMLRYVARLYPVPIAMTASLAVAATTAVALSLFHQIDATLMILMLNFGVAALFLGLSRLYGQRLFEWVTPME; encoded by the coding sequence ATGAAATCAACCTCCAGTCTGATAGCATCGTTGGTCGTCAACGTAAAACCGGTGCGGCGTTTGCGTTCACCTGCCGTGAGGACTTTGTGCTGGCTATTATTTGCGGCGTTGATGCTGGCATTGGTCGCCGTCGGACATGGTGTTCGACCTGATCTGATGCAGAAACTGCATCAGCCAGTTTACGCCATTGGGGTTGCGGCGGCCTTGATGACAAGTGTTCTCGCTACGACAGCGGTGTTTATTGGGAGTATTCCCGGGCGCTCGAAACGCTGGCTCCTTTTGCCCATGCCGGCGTTTGCGATATGGATTTCTACGATAGGCTACGGATGCCTGACGGCCTGGGTCAGTTTCGGTCCCGACGGCATGTCTCCGGGTGAAACCGCGCGCTGTTTTGCGACACTGGCAATAACCAGCATCCCGCTATCGCTGTCGCTGCTCATTATGTTGCGATACGTCGCGCGGTTGTATCCAGTCCCGATTGCAATGACGGCTAGTCTTGCGGTCGCTGCGACGACCGCCGTCGCTCTGTCGCTGTTCCACCAGATCGATGCAACGCTGATGATTCTGATGCTGAACTTCGGCGTTGCAGCATTATTCTTGGGTTTGAGTCGCCTATACGGCCAACGATTGTTTGAATGGGTCACACCGATGGAATAG
- a CDS encoding AraC family ligand binding domain-containing protein, with product MLQSSYPTHRFPAHAHKEYAIGVIERGARAFSQGNGRRSVMPQGTVCIVNTGEVHEGWQATDGGWDYRMLYISPEALEKAASLSSILARQTRCWTLCPRSSWYARLGGPTLPGCKH from the coding sequence ATGCTGCAGTCGAGCTATCCAACGCACAGATTTCCCGCGCATGCGCACAAGGAATACGCGATCGGGGTGATCGAACGCGGTGCGCGAGCGTTTTCACAAGGCAATGGGCGGCGTTCCGTCATGCCTCAGGGCACGGTCTGCATAGTTAATACCGGCGAGGTTCATGAGGGATGGCAAGCGACGGATGGGGGGTGGGATTATCGTATGCTCTACATTTCTCCTGAGGCGCTTGAAAAAGCGGCCAGTTTGAGTTCGATCCTGGCGCGTCAAACGCGCTGCTGGACGCTCTGCCCGAGGTCATCATGGTACGCACGGCTGGGCGGTCCGACTTTGCCGGGCTGCAAGCATTGA
- a CDS encoding CoA-acylating methylmalonate-semialdehyde dehydrogenase gives MTSYSPYTDTNAIGHYINGTLVSGKSDRTQPVFNPATGAVARDVALASEEEVNASVASAAAAFPAWADTPPIRRARIVNKFLQLMNEHQEELAAMITAEHGKVFSDALGEVARGIDIIEFACGIPQLLKGDYSDQVSTGMDNWTLRQPLGVVAGITPFNFPCMVPCWMFPIAIAAGNTFILKPSERDPSASILMAKLFTEAGLPPGVFNVLQGDKLAVDTLLQHPDVKAISFVGSTPIARYIGERAAHFGKRFQALGGAKNHLVVMPDADVEQAVDALIGAAYGSAGERCMATSIAVLVGDVADRIVPMLAERARALKISDGMNPTAEMGPVITRQALDRIEGYIASGVEEGATLVTDGRGYSVPGFEKGFFTGGTLFDHVTPEMRIYQDEIFGPVLGCVRVDSFEDAINLVNGHKFGNGVAFFTRDGGVAREFGRRIQVGMVGINVPIPVPMAWHGFGGWKQSMFGDTHAYGEEGVRFYTKQKSIMQRWPQHISKGADFSMPTAK, from the coding sequence ATGACTTCTTATTCTCCATATACAGACACAAATGCAATAGGCCACTATATCAACGGAACCCTGGTATCAGGAAAAAGTGATCGTACGCAGCCAGTCTTTAATCCCGCTACCGGCGCCGTGGCGCGTGATGTTGCATTGGCTTCCGAAGAGGAAGTAAATGCCTCGGTCGCATCCGCGGCGGCGGCATTTCCAGCCTGGGCTGACACACCGCCAATTCGTAGAGCCAGAATCGTCAATAAATTTCTGCAGTTGATGAATGAACATCAGGAGGAACTTGCTGCAATGATTACTGCAGAACATGGCAAGGTGTTCTCGGATGCGTTAGGTGAAGTCGCACGCGGCATCGACATTATCGAATTCGCTTGCGGTATTCCGCAATTGCTTAAGGGAGATTACTCGGATCAAGTCAGTACAGGAATGGACAATTGGACGCTACGCCAACCTCTAGGCGTAGTGGCCGGTATTACGCCATTCAATTTTCCTTGCATGGTCCCATGCTGGATGTTTCCAATTGCCATTGCAGCAGGGAATACCTTCATTCTCAAGCCAAGCGAGCGAGACCCTAGCGCAAGCATTCTAATGGCAAAGTTGTTCACCGAGGCAGGTCTGCCACCCGGTGTATTTAACGTATTGCAAGGAGACAAATTGGCGGTAGACACTTTGCTTCAACACCCAGATGTTAAAGCGATAAGTTTTGTCGGATCGACACCGATTGCGCGCTATATAGGCGAGCGTGCCGCTCACTTTGGAAAGCGCTTTCAGGCGCTGGGAGGTGCCAAGAATCATCTTGTTGTCATGCCGGACGCCGATGTGGAGCAGGCAGTCGACGCACTGATTGGTGCCGCATATGGCTCCGCTGGCGAGCGTTGCATGGCAACCTCCATCGCTGTTCTGGTTGGCGATGTCGCAGACCGCATCGTCCCGATGCTCGCGGAAAGAGCACGTGCCTTGAAAATATCAGATGGGATGAATCCCACGGCTGAAATGGGGCCAGTGATCACGCGTCAGGCGCTTGACCGGATTGAAGGTTACATTGCGTCCGGCGTCGAAGAAGGAGCCACGCTAGTTACCGACGGGCGCGGCTACTCTGTCCCGGGATTTGAAAAAGGCTTTTTTACCGGAGGGACTTTGTTTGACCATGTGACGCCTGAAATGCGCATTTATCAGGATGAGATTTTTGGCCCTGTCCTCGGTTGCGTTCGAGTTGACAGTTTTGAGGATGCGATCAATTTGGTAAACGGTCACAAATTTGGTAACGGCGTCGCTTTTTTTACAAGGGATGGTGGAGTTGCGCGAGAATTTGGCCGCCGAATCCAAGTTGGTATGGTTGGCATTAATGTCCCAATTCCTGTGCCTATGGCATGGCATGGATTTGGTGGGTGGAAGCAAAGCATGTTCGGCGATACCCATGCCTACGGTGAGGAGGGTGTTCGATTCTACACAAAACAAAAATCTATTATGCAACGCTGGCCGCAGCACATAAGCAAGGGTGCGGATTTCTCGATGCCGACAGCTAAATAA
- a CDS encoding LysR family transcriptional regulator: protein MDTLKNVPLWGHIYSLIVLENAGSYTAAATRLGVSKGAMSQRIAELERNAGVALVQRTTRSVRLTEAGQRLVDLSRNAFEVIQQNFLEIRDSVSEPRGLIRVTAAVALGRQQIAPILAAFLKSYPGIRIELELSDQFTSLAQEGFDLAIRHASSAPDTHIAWTLCETRTILVASNAYLRKRGTPKVPNDLLNHDCLHYFRRGELPTWSFVSRAKKSLRQNVLLNGPFAANNSEALREAALTGLGIALLPDFSAQADIAGGKLKRVLENWESVGAFGEKLYAIRPYSPYLPRAVRVFVDYLRDSLKEGFSSEEHPVKRHSRDAMVK from the coding sequence ATGGATACTTTAAAAAATGTCCCTTTATGGGGCCACATATATTCTTTGATTGTTCTCGAAAATGCAGGCAGCTATACGGCGGCGGCAACCCGACTTGGCGTAAGCAAGGGCGCTATGAGTCAACGCATTGCCGAGCTCGAAAGGAATGCCGGTGTCGCACTGGTTCAGCGGACGACAAGAAGTGTCCGGCTGACCGAGGCCGGACAGCGCCTCGTGGACTTAAGTCGAAATGCATTTGAGGTAATTCAGCAAAATTTTCTGGAAATCAGAGATTCCGTAAGCGAACCGCGCGGCCTCATACGCGTTACCGCAGCGGTGGCACTTGGTCGCCAGCAGATTGCCCCCATACTTGCTGCGTTCTTGAAATCGTATCCAGGAATACGCATTGAGCTTGAGTTATCGGATCAATTCACTTCGTTAGCGCAAGAAGGTTTCGATCTTGCGATCAGACATGCAAGCTCTGCTCCCGATACACATATCGCTTGGACACTGTGCGAAACGCGCACGATTCTGGTTGCCAGCAACGCTTATCTACGTAAACGCGGCACTCCCAAAGTGCCAAATGATCTACTGAATCATGACTGCTTGCACTATTTCCGACGTGGAGAATTGCCGACCTGGAGTTTTGTTTCCCGCGCAAAGAAAAGTTTGCGTCAAAACGTATTACTAAACGGTCCATTTGCTGCAAACAACAGTGAAGCGTTACGTGAAGCGGCATTAACTGGTTTAGGCATCGCTTTACTGCCAGATTTTTCTGCGCAAGCGGACATCGCTGGCGGAAAGCTGAAACGGGTGTTGGAAAATTGGGAATCGGTTGGCGCATTTGGCGAAAAACTATATGCCATCCGGCCGTATAGCCCTTACCTGCCGCGGGCGGTGCGTGTTTTCGTAGACTACCTGCGAGATAGTTTAAAGGAAGGATTTTCTTCAGAAGAGCATCCTGTAAAACGTCACTCTCGGGATGCGATGGTCAAGTAA
- a CDS encoding sensor histidine kinase, with the protein MRYTPEGGVVNLSVRKEGAFAVLMVEDTGPGIAVSEGPRVFDPFYRILGSDAEGSGFGLSIVRAIADSIEAIITLGDRCNADSAPGLRLMVRFSPATTSPAGNTFAFRPT; encoded by the coding sequence ATTCGCTATACGCCGGAAGGCGGCGTGGTCAACTTGTCGGTCAGGAAGGAAGGCGCTTTTGCTGTGCTGATGGTCGAAGACACCGGTCCCGGTATTGCCGTCAGTGAAGGGCCCAGAGTTTTCGATCCTTTTTATCGTATCCTCGGTAGCGATGCCGAAGGCTCCGGGTTTGGATTGTCGATCGTCCGGGCCATTGCCGACAGCATTGAGGCGATTATTACGCTTGGAGACCGTTGTAATGCCGACAGTGCGCCAGGTTTACGGTTAATGGTCCGGTTTTCGCCAGCAACCACCTCACCTGCTGGAAATACCTTCGCATTCCGGCCCACATAG
- a CDS encoding DUF4148 domain-containing protein yields MNIKNILAGLVLSAFAGAALAGTPYPVESTFAPATNGGCAISAAQSGHEEGYTQASDEYPVDVVSKSTLTRQQVQAELKLSDGQSLKSVSYAELVFLR; encoded by the coding sequence ATGAACATTAAAAATATTTTAGCAGGGCTGGTATTGTCTGCATTCGCCGGTGCCGCATTGGCAGGCACGCCGTATCCCGTCGAAAGCACATTCGCGCCGGCAACTAATGGTGGCTGCGCAATTTCTGCGGCGCAGTCTGGCCATGAAGAGGGCTACACCCAGGCAAGCGATGAATACCCGGTTGACGTGGTATCCAAATCGACGTTAACGCGCCAGCAAGTCCAGGCCGAATTGAAATTATCAGACGGACAGTCGCTAAAAAGCGTCAGCTATGCCGAACTGGTCTTTTTACGATAA